The Luteolibacter rhizosphaerae genome has a segment encoding these proteins:
- a CDS encoding SDR family oxidoreductase, which yields MAARKRKRVAIVTGAVNGIGRGIAKRLAEDGWEVVAADLKPGRKSAGIHPLATDVRSEAAIKELVEGTRKSFGWIDAIVSNAGVSEFRSLAECTLEDWNRVIATNLTPAFLLAKEAEKDLKKSKGAMILVASTRAHMSEPDTHAYSATKGGLVALTHSLAISMGPEVRVNCISPGWIDVSGGKLSKEDHEQHPAGRVGRPEDIGAAVAFLLSEAGFITGAELVVDGGMTRKMIYR from the coding sequence ATGGCAGCGAGGAAGCGGAAGCGGGTGGCGATCGTCACCGGGGCGGTAAACGGCATCGGTCGGGGGATCGCCAAGCGGCTGGCGGAGGATGGCTGGGAGGTGGTCGCCGCCGATCTGAAGCCGGGTCGGAAGTCGGCGGGGATCCATCCGTTGGCCACCGATGTCCGGTCGGAGGCGGCGATCAAAGAGTTGGTGGAGGGAACGCGGAAGAGCTTCGGCTGGATCGACGCGATTGTCTCGAATGCGGGGGTGAGCGAGTTCAGGTCGCTGGCGGAGTGCACGCTGGAGGACTGGAACCGGGTGATCGCGACGAACCTGACCCCCGCCTTCCTGCTGGCGAAGGAGGCGGAGAAGGACCTGAAGAAGTCGAAAGGGGCGATGATCCTGGTGGCCTCTACCCGGGCGCACATGTCCGAGCCGGACACGCATGCCTACAGTGCGACGAAGGGCGGGCTAGTGGCCCTGACCCACTCGCTGGCGATCAGCATGGGGCCGGAGGTGCGGGTGAATTGCATCTCGCCGGGCTGGATCGATGTGTCCGGAGGCAAGCTGTCGAAGGAGGATCACGAGCAGCACCCGGCGGGAAGGGTCGGCCGGCCGGAGGACATCGGGGCGGCGGTGGCCTTCCTGCTGTCCGAGGCCGGATTCATCACCGGCGCGGAGCTGGTGGTGGACGGGGGTATGACGCGGAAGATGATCTACCGCTGA
- a CDS encoding 3-keto-disaccharide hydrolase, with translation MKCRIFSPLCLAALLGSFTSPAAGEERPWVKLFNGRNLDGWTPKFAGHAVGVNPFDTFRVEDGILKVSYAGYDKFAGQYGHLYSNLAYSSYVLRMEYRFEGKMISDAPHYVNLNSGVMYHSQSPLSIGLKQSFPVSLEFQFLADEGKGKRSTGNVCTPGTNLEIEGKLVMQHIVESTAPTFPADEWVKIELEVHGDREVIHRVNGKEVLRYQNPQLDPEGQVESSKALYEAGANQALKAGHIALQAEGQGVWFRNIEIKALE, from the coding sequence ATGAAATGCCGGATCTTTTCCCCGCTTTGCTTGGCCGCCCTCCTCGGATCTTTTACCTCCCCCGCGGCCGGAGAGGAGCGGCCTTGGGTGAAACTCTTCAACGGGCGCAACCTTGATGGCTGGACGCCCAAGTTCGCCGGGCACGCGGTGGGCGTGAATCCGTTTGATACATTCCGTGTGGAGGACGGGATCCTCAAGGTGTCCTACGCTGGCTACGACAAGTTCGCCGGGCAGTATGGGCATCTCTACTCGAACTTGGCCTACTCCAGCTACGTCCTGAGGATGGAGTATCGCTTTGAGGGAAAAATGATTTCTGATGCCCCCCACTACGTGAACCTCAACAGCGGGGTGATGTATCATTCTCAATCGCCTTTAAGCATTGGCTTGAAGCAGTCGTTTCCGGTCAGTCTGGAGTTCCAATTCCTCGCCGACGAGGGGAAGGGAAAGCGGTCCACGGGGAACGTCTGCACCCCCGGAACGAATCTGGAGATCGAGGGGAAATTGGTGATGCAGCACATCGTGGAATCGACGGCTCCGACCTTCCCGGCGGATGAGTGGGTGAAGATCGAGCTGGAGGTCCACGGCGACCGGGAAGTGATCCACCGGGTGAACGGGAAGGAGGTCCTGCGCTACCAGAATCCGCAGCTCGACCCGGAGGGTCAAGTGGAGTCGAGCAAGGCACTCTACGAGGCGGGGGCGAATCAGGCGCTGAAGGCCGGGCACATCGCGCTGCAGGCGGAGGGGCAGGGGGTGTGGTTCCGGAACATCGAGATCAAGGCGCTGGAGTAG